In the genome of Candidatus Brocadiia bacterium, one region contains:
- a CDS encoding PhoH family protein yields the protein MKLTRKIRLPGNKDLINIFGPYDSHLKLIRDQFGVRIAVNDRDLKVMGTESDVAQVINVLYKIISSSKQVNTSMVADLINKSKGYCEPEEQKSSHSSVGTTKIEIQPKTEGQARYIEAMQKHEIVFGIGPAGTGKTYLAVAQALTVFKGNGVHKIVLCRPAVEAGERLGFLPGDYQEKVNPYLRPLYDALGSFIEYQQLRRLMDNGIIEVVPLAYMRGRSLNNAFIILDEAQNTTSDQMKMFLTRMGNGSRIVITGDITQIDLPPGKVSGLVEVQAILGNTKGVAFSYLTKADIVRHPLVQDIVDAYESRRSAHKKK from the coding sequence ATGAAGCTTACACGTAAAATAAGATTGCCTGGTAATAAGGATTTGATAAATATATTCGGCCCGTATGACAGCCATCTTAAGCTTATCCGGGATCAGTTTGGCGTTAGGATAGCCGTAAACGATCGTGATTTAAAGGTTATGGGAACGGAAAGTGACGTGGCGCAGGTTATCAATGTTCTTTACAAAATAATCTCGTCATCCAAACAGGTCAATACCTCGATGGTGGCAGATTTGATAAATAAATCTAAAGGATATTGCGAACCAGAGGAGCAAAAGTCATCTCATTCCTCAGTGGGTACTACTAAGATTGAAATTCAGCCTAAGACCGAAGGACAGGCGCGTTACATTGAGGCCATGCAGAAGCACGAGATCGTTTTTGGTATTGGTCCGGCTGGGACGGGTAAAACATATCTGGCGGTTGCTCAGGCATTGACGGTATTCAAGGGTAATGGTGTGCATAAAATAGTTTTGTGCCGGCCGGCTGTTGAAGCAGGTGAGCGGTTGGGGTTTTTGCCTGGTGATTATCAGGAAAAAGTTAATCCTTACCTAAGACCTCTTTATGATGCTTTGGGCAGTTTTATCGAGTACCAGCAGTTACGCCGGCTTATGGATAACGGAATAATCGAAGTTGTTCCTCTGGCTTATATGCGCGGACGGAGTTTGAATAATGCTTTTATTATTCTTGACGAAGCACAGAATACAACCTCTGATCAGATGAAGATGTTCCTAACACGAATGGGTAACGGTTCTAGAATAGTGATAACCGGCGATATCACGCAAATTGACCTTCCGCCGGGAAAGGTTTCTGGATTGGTTGAGGTTCAGGCTATTCTGGGAAACACTAAAGGCGTGGCATTTTCTTATTTAACCAAGGCTGATATTGTTCGCCACCCGTTGGTTCAGGATATTGTTGACGCTTATGAATCCCGTCGGTCCGCTCATAAAAAGAAATGA